In Electrophorus electricus isolate fEleEle1 chromosome 10, fEleEle1.pri, whole genome shotgun sequence, the genomic window GTCTATCAGTGAAAGCTTAAAGCGTCTGAAGTGTCTGGATTCACGAGACAGATATTACATCAGTCTCCTTTAGAAAATAAGCATTGGTCACTGAGCTCCACAGaaggtgtgtgcgagtgagaacgagacaggaagaaagagagtCCGTTTAATTCAAAAGGAAGTGCTTGCTCGCTGGGTATGTGTGGAGAATATGAACGGACCCTGGTTGCCGAGGTAACATGGGCTGGCCGTAGAGTCTTATGGTACCCATTAAGAAACATGCaatttttaaacacacatttatttggGTGTAAGCACGCATCCGAGCacgactgtgtctgtgtgagcatggcttgtgtgtgtgtgtgtgtgtgtgtgtgtgtgcatgaactcCAGCAGTGCTGTAGCCTGACTCAGTCAAAGAACGTATTGAGCTCACCTGGGGGAGCATGGTTGGGCCAGTAAACCCCAGGGCCAGGTGGTATTGACGAAAAATCTCCCAGAAATTCGTTCACCAAAAATTGCCCTTTAGCACCCTTTACCAAGGACTTGTGAGACAGTACAGATGTTAAACACCTACACCATGTTTTTCTTGTACGCCAGTTCACACCTCACGGTTTTAACTTCAGAGTAAAAAACTAAGGTCTATATTCACATTTCCTCTTGGATGATCTTACAGTATCAAAGTATGTCTTTCTAGGAagatcaaaaggaaaaaaaaaagaactgctgTTAACAGTTTCTGTGAAACATCACAGAAAGCCGGATTTGTGTTGTTAATAATGGGTTTATCATATAGACCACTTAAGGCCATTCTTGTGTTTCATAAATGGGGAACCAGGCAAAGGTTTTCTTATTATTTAAGATCTCAGCATTCTCAGTTAGAATTTGGTACTCTGGTTATCACCGCAACTGTTTATCACTGCGAAAAATGTCGcgttctctgctctctgtctaaACGAGAAAAGCTGGATCTTTCTTGTTAAATAAAGCCTGACCACAGCAATGGATGGGTGCATTTCTCTTgagctaaaacattttttcccaTGTCTCACAGAGCCAAGAGCTCAATTTATCCCCAAAATAGCCAGGCCTTGCTTAGGCATTGTGCTGTAAGGGCAAAGCCCCatgagtgggagggagagggggaagaaaaaaagcccATGTGGCTTCAACTCAATCATTCTACCAAATCCTGCTGCATAACATGATGCAGCTCCTCTACGTGTTACCCTCATCGGATGCAGAGGGAGGCGGACAACACTAAAATGAGGGACAGAAGAACTTGGATCTTAATTACACTGAAACCCAGACTGCTCGTTAGTGATTTTTGCCTACTGTTTGCCACGAGTCAAACAAGAGCCCCTTAATCTGCAGGTCTGGCAACCAGCAGTGCTCCGTAACGAGCCCGAGGATGAGGGCACCTCTGCTCCTGCCAACCGGTTGGCAGCCAAACAGGAAGGAAGCAAAGAGTCATGCTCAAAGATCCGATCTGACCGAATGTAGCATGTCCACTTTGTACCCGGTGAACTTTTCAGAGAAATCCTTAGCTTTCTTAGAAACGGGGAGCGATGTGTGACCTTTTCAGAAGACCACGTCTGACCCATTCTCAAATGCAAACATGGAGGAACACAGCAGACTTTAAAGCGTTAAGCTACTACACGGTCTATAGTGTAAAATGAACGATGTCTCTTTAAACAACCACAGCATCCTACACAGGTCACATCATCTCTGTTGCTTGACAACAGCTTTCTCCACACATGTAAGTGATTACTCAGTTGATTTTATCGCAATCtccatatttcttttttcttcttctacttAACACATTTTCAGAGTGTATGGACAGAATTCTGCAGACGTTCCTGAGACCTTTTGTATGGGAAAAGGAGAACCGTAGGTTGTTTGGTAAACAGTGAACCTGTTGCTGGGCAGATCCAAAGTGCTCATTCACTGTGCCTAATTCCAAAAGGGGAAGCTGCACTAGTGTAACTGAGTGTGACTTCACTTTCAGCTGCCACAGGGCGTGGAAGGAGAGCCCCGTTGCTCACTACGGCCTTTCCCCAGAGTGTCATGGTTGCCACTCAGCacaaaagacagaacagaacattCCCCCAATTCTGGCTCACGGCAGCCAACAAGCAATTTCTAGCCTTCATAACAGGCAACATATTGAAAATGGTTGAGGCTGTCTTCTTGGATGTagactctacacacactttaCTCACCCAGTATGTGTACTGGAGAATGCGTAAATCCGTATATTATTGGAGTTCTTAATAAAGCCACTGTGTAGCTGTCTAGTTTACGGATCTGTTGCGGAGTAAATGGTTCTTGGGCCCACGAAAATCAGCTTCATTGCCAAGTTTTATGGGAAGCGCTGTCCTTTTTTCTCAGCGCCAACTAAACGTTTCTTAATTAAACTACAGACTCCACTCACCTGACACAAAGACAGCCTGCTTATTACAGTCTCCATCAGTTAGCGGCAAGAACTAAAGGCATGGCATAGACCAGATTTGAATGGAAACTCGTGGTGCGAAGAAGCGCTTTGAAATCAGAACGTGCAAGCAGACATGCACCAAGTCAGAGATTAGACCAGTGAGCTTTGATACAGCCGTGGTTACATATTTCTTCCTCTTAAGGTAATACTTCATTCAGGGATGATAATAATGAGATTAATGATGGAAAGCTGGTGTAACAAGTTAGAATTATAATCTCTGAGGTTGGTATCACCTACAACACCCTTCAAAATGTAATCCATACAGTGTGGGTctgtgattatgattattaGGCATTGTACCAAACTTATCAGTGCTGAACACCACATCCCGAAGCATGTCAATCCAGAACCTCTAGTgcaatacacaaatacacaatgtaATTAGGAAATTCACATGCTTGTACCAGAACGGCTCCCTCAGATGTCAGTTCATCTGGTCCATCACTGAATGTTGCCTAAGAAATGAAGGTAAAACAGGTTGAACCCATTTCTAAATCTAAATCGATTTATGCATATCATATATATGGATGATGCAGGGCATTCTAGGAACATATCGAAACAAATCAAGACCCAAAGCTGAAGTACAGGATACACAGTAAGTAGAGaatgatttaatttaaaaatccaAGCACAAGTTTAAATGTCAACCTACTAAATAACGCAAATCTGTCAAGGTCACGAAGCAAATGCAAGGACGAGATTAAACAATGGGAGCATCTTAAGGCAGATTGCATTCATGTGCTATTGTATACTCATGCGTAAGAAGCTTTCCCTGGTGTGCAGGGCTCATCCCAGTAGCATAGGGTGGCCCCAGTAAACCCAGTTTGTGAAGCTAATTCTTTTTTACCATCATGAGGCTGCGTGCTGCATTCTCATGACATTATACACAAAACCCTGTCGGGAGGAAACGTGCCTACAAAGGAAAGTAGGCCATGGTGGATTAAAATTATGGCGTGAGAAGAGGTCACATGTTCACTGTTTGGAGCTGGGAATATTCATCCACTGCTGTCCATCTTCCTCGAGGGTACAAGGTCCTCCTTTTCGTTCTCCGAGTGTGTTTCAGTCTTTGGTGGTGAACCAGTTCCTCTTCCCTTCTTGATATGAACAGCCAATCGGGACCCTCCAGTGCCAGTCACTAtgggctctgattggctgaaaaTGACATCATTACTACAACAAGTCTGATACTTCATCAATTAATGTGGGAGCGCTGCACAATGAGCCAATGAGGCTGTTCTGAGGGAGCCCTTgacaacacacagccaccctGGCTGGCTGTCCTTTCTTTCCTTCATCCCACAGACCACTCAGACATCTTTATTTTCTCACGGTCCCATGCAAACACAGCGGTGTATGTGCAGGCAGAGGCGTGCGCTTGGGAgtgcgcacacgtgcacacccatCTTACACAATGCAAACAATGCATTCAAGGCATGAATGAAAGTGCACTGAGATTTGAAAACTGAGCACTAGAAATTTTGCTACATGCATGTAGGCTAACAGATAAAGGACAGGCAAAAACACATACTAGAAAAATGCACCTGCACATAAGTGGTTGAAAACCAGCATGTATTGGCCATTGATTGTGGCTTGATTTGATTGCAGCTCTGGTCACATCAAACCAAACCACAGAGAATACTAGTGGTTCTCTGAAGGTCTTCCTATttacagaacacatttccaccTCACtaactgttttcttatttaaGGATAAACTCTAGACACCAAAACATGAATTTGCTTCCCACCGAATAACAGCACATGCAACTGCCACAGCAGTTCGGTGTCGGATAGACGCAGGGCAGGCAGAGCAGAGTCAAGACCTGCTCATGCGTTGCGTTTATGAAGACAGTGGGGTGATAGTGACAGGGTGTTAACAGGaagtggacagagagagagagcgagagatctGTGGGGAGAGGGGGTCTGTTATGAGGGAGAaccatctgtctctgtcagctTTCCTTTGCGTGTTGTTGAGACCCAACACAATAAGTGCATGCAAGAGAAAGCCCAGTCTCTGATAAGGCCTCCAACAAAATGAGACTGGACACATCTTCACAGACATGCTTAACGGAACAGTACCAAAGAGCAGGTCATGTCAACCTAATAGATTTGTCCTAAAATCACGGGTTTGCACGTGTCCCTGAATCTGCACAGTGTCACATTATATGGTACCATTTCTAATGCTTGCTGTTTAATGTGTCAACAGTTATGATAATGATTAATGGAAATACACATGCACCCCAGTAAATCTGCCATGTGACATGTTGGCACATGGCTGCGTTTACTATTGGTAGTAGTCACTGGAAGATAAAGCTAGCTGATGTGGCAAGATGGGAACATAAAGGAATCTTTAGCATTCTTACCCCATCTACTGGTGAACTAGGCTCTCTGattaaagaaaacactacaTTCTATACTTGGCATACTACAGACTGTAGCATGGGATGTACAATGGAGTTTTAACTGCCCTTTCAAATCTGTTGAATAAGGAAGGTTATTCTGTTTCAAGAAACAAGACCAATTACAGGGCAACCTgtatcagatttttaaaataactgcaATTATACAGTGTAGCAGAACCAACTGagcatttttaaagaacatgaTATAATTTAAGATCGAAAAAGTTTTGCATCATTCGTAACCCACTGGAGACACCTCTTACATCACCAGCTTACATCAGCTCACCTTTAATTAACACATACTAGCATTGCATAATTTCAGGTTTAAATATTACTAACCTTGTGTCATTTCAGGTTTAGTTAATACACTCCAGCCTCCTTTACAAAGTGTTTAACTTCCTGTTATGCAGATCAAATATTCCTGGAGTTAGGGCAGGAACACTGATTCTTTATTTCACAGTTGAGAAATATTGGTGTAAACCTTGGCCGATCAGATCAACAGTAAGGTCTGACCCTTCGGAAACTGCTCTGTGTGATTTATCCATTGAAGGCTGCAAACCGTGACATAACCACCACtaatcgagactattttctgtcctggcttcaagatggtagaatgaactcccacttgctgtccagacagcagtcccttgcagtctttaaacgcagactgaagacccgtctatttgcagaatatttaaaggacaactgacgctgctcccatattgactaatttagtacttattgtagagtattgtttatgttgtttaacaaactctagcacttactgtatattgtacttatcattgtttaagacagaccttatgtattttgcacttctaggtatcagcattcatccctgtattctacagtattctagttcattggtatgttggagtcgaacctactgtacttggatatattctatgagtaaatgacaaagcacgtttgtaagtcgctctggataagagaatCTGccaaataccgtaaatgtaaaatgtaaactgtaATGACATACATGGGCCATGAGGCATATTTTGGACTCCACAGCAGAGATTTGCTTCACCATGCGGGTTTCACTCAATTCCAGATGGCACTGGAAAACTTAGAAGGGTTAGAAGACCAAGAAGTGTgcatatatttcatttaatatatattattaaattaaccAGTACTAAATGTACAAAAGGTGTGAATTTGGTTATACTGTAGTGATGACTTTTTGCCAGGTTGCTGTGATGAAGATTTTCGTCAGGACTACTGCATTCTAAAAGGAATCCAACACCTAGAGTGTTACTTTGACCTTTTGACCTGAGGAAGCCATGCATGGTGCTTgtgtgcaaacaaaaaaaaaagcataccaTTCTGATAacttcaaaagaaaaataataattaaacaaacaacaaaaacacaagggcCATActtttttggaaaatgtttaaCTGGACAAAACAATTCATCAGTTTCAGATACAGGATGGGTCCTGATTGTAATTAAAATTACAATGCAATTCTGACTGGCTTGGTTATGACTGTGTATCTGTGTCCCAAAAGCTAGCACAGGTAAAGTATATGTGAACTTCAGAAATATTTAGAGCTGTTCATGCAGTTTATtcatggtggaaaaaaaaagtttattcagtgcggggaaaaaaaaaaagacttttatcGCAGTAACCTGGGCTTTAAAGAGTTCTCGCACTGGAAACACAGAGCGAAAAACACTTGAGGTTTAACAGGTTTCTGCTTTAAAGAAGCGTTCCTGATTTTGTTGCAGTTCATATCTGTTCTCTTGTCTGGAGGTTTAACCTCAgaatgtggttgtttttttccgCTTTCGCGTGCGACCACGGCTGGTCGGGATCATCTGAGCCTGTTCCTCTTGACCACAATAGTCCCCGCCACAATGTCGTACACAGTCCTGTTGTGCTGGAAAAACAGGAGCGTGATGAACGCTGGGAAGAAGAAGGCAATGGAGAAGTTCTTGTTCAAGGCTCGCACTGCAGATCTAAAAGGAAAGGCACGTGAACACGGTGTCAAAGAAACCCACATGCTTTCAAGAATAACGTAGCTCTTGGCAGTAAAGTGCTGTTGTTCACTTTATCACCACAGCAACAACTCCCTGATTTGCATAAAAAGGTCAGCACTTACGCAGACAGGCTGACATTGGTCGCCGGCACGACGCGAACACGGTTGGGCTGCGTCAGGACCGCAGTGTCGCACGTGACCACCCGAAGGCCAATCAGGAACTTACCCGGAGTGGCTCCGCCGGCGCCCCATATACATACGATCTGAAACATGATTCACACGTGTTCAAATAATCCAGCCTGCCAGGTTCTCACTGCACCCGTTGTGTGACGGATGCGTAGGAGTCGACCTCGTAGAAGCACACCAGTATCCGGTACACCAGGGCCACCAGCATCATCTTTCGCAGCTCCTCCATTGATGTGTCTTCATCCATCTCTTCCACAACGAAGTGCAGGGCAAACTTCGATAGGTCCCTATAAAATATCGGCGTTTCTAAAAACCCacttatttcaaacaaataACTTGGATAACAACTAAGTACTTCAAGTCTGCGTAAAGGTTGTGTATAATGCACCCCAAAGCAGCCGTGGTCCAAACACACAGGTTAAACAGGTACAGCGCTCAGAGGAGTTCCTGTTGTGAGTTTAGTTCACATCTGTTCTCTTCTCTGGAGGTTCATCCCCAACAGGTttttgctcatttgcatatgaccATTactgtgatttacatttatgacatttagctgatacttttatacaaaaaaagcttacaattatgtctgagtacaacttgagcagctgagggttaagggtcctgctcaggggcccaacaggggcaagctggtggggcttgaacaagcaaccttctGAGTAGGGGTCAAGCACCTTAAGTACTAAGCTACTGCTTCCATTTAACATTGCCTATACTGATACTGCTCTACTATTCCGAAAACGCTCTACGTAGCAGCGATTCAAAACAAACAGGCCatgatttatttgcttttgctaAGCCCTGCCAGACTTGgtgtctctccccctcccttgaGTCCCACACCCTCCATGCAACGTTTTCTCCAAAGCCCCACCCTCTAAAGGACGATCATCAGAACATTTTTCCCCTCAGAGCAACTATTTTACTGACTGCTATTAGAGTTTGAAGttgagcagtttttttttttgttgtttgtttgtttttttacatcaaGCATAATTGTGTAAATGCTAAGGGAATTGCTAATGTCGTCATCTCATACAAAATTGTACAGAATTATTtgaaaagaatatttgaaaaaatGTACGACTCACTTCATTCCACTCATGTACATTATACTGAGAATGACGGCTGCTTTTATGaagaaaagaaggaagaaatCCAGCATCTCCGCCAGGAACCGTTGGAAAGGAGAGGGAACCGAATACTCCCGACCTAAGGCAACGTTGCACATTAGTTAGAGGGATAGCAGCGCTGCATTGCATTGCCCAGCTAAACTGTAGGCTACACGTTTACGTGCAGGCACCTTGCTGCCCGCCACCCAGATGTGACTGGTGGTGCGAAACTAGCTGCCAGTACAATCGCGATGCACTCGCTGGCCTGAAATTAAGAGCTAAATAGGCCCGCTAACGCTACCCATTTGAAAAGAGGGGGAACATGAAATATAGGAGTAAAATGAACTCATGTGACTTATTTACCTGGCGGTTGCGTATTTCCGTGCTGCTGTTGTGTGAACTGCGCAGGTGGAATATCAGGAACTTCTCGGGGCCTCGCGCTACTGGGAGACGTTGTCGCGGGCGCAGGGACGGAAGGTGCAGCGAATCCCCACGAGCGCTCGACCCAGCCGCGCGGGTCTGCGTTCGTCCACTCGAGCCCCCGTGTCGGCGCCCCCGGCGCTGCGAAACCGGGTAGAAAGGAGCCCCAGCTTTGCCAGTTTGCGTAACCGCAGTAGTACTGCCACATCCACTCCTGCAGTTTTTCGCAGTATTCCTTCGTGCTGGGAACGCCCCGTGCGCTCCGAGGCCTGTGTTTCGTAACGGGGCTCATGTCTCTCGCGGTTCCAGGTGCACCTGAGAGCGTTTTCGGCAGTTCATGCACTCTTCCTTCCGAATCCGCCATGACAGGTCTGTCATCGCAAGCAAGTTGGCGTGCAATGCGGACATATATACAGAGCATTACGGTAATGTGGGCATAGCCCACGCTCGGGATTTGCTGTGGTCTTACCGGGATAGACTGCGCCACCGGGCCGGTTCACGCAATGGCATTCGAGGACGGGCACAGGGAATGTTTGCTAGGGTTTGATAAAATTAGCCGTAGTTGGGGTAGTAGTAGGTCATGAAACAGTTCACTGCTCCGAATGGATTTATCCTAAACGTGGTTGGAAAATCATATGCATCCTATGGTATATACATCCTCTGACTGACCAATAATAGCAAACAAATGTAGTTgattttaactttaatttgcTATATAAAAAACCTAGGTGTAGCTTAAAGGAAGCCTTAAGAAATGACGTATCAAACATTTGGCCCGGCACCACAATCCGTAAGCAAAGGTTAGACAGCGTATGAAatctgtattgtttgtttgtttgctgttatttACAGAAGTAAAATACGCTTAATTCTTGCATTTTTCATTCGTTTCAATAGCccacaggggggaaaaaaacgtATATCTGCATTGTAGGCATTCTGTAATCTTTGGTCAGTCGACAACCAGCCTAAACCAGCAGAGAGAACTAGTCACTGTTTGTCATCAAAAAATCATTTGAATGTCAGGTTTATCAAGCATAGACGTACTGCATGCTGCAGGTGAGAGAGCTGCATCAAAGCCAGACTTCTTTtgactttttattattattattttttgttactGCTTCAAAACTTGTGATAGATGTTTGGTGGGCACGGTAAATGAAACGGAAAGGGTGCCCCCCGTGGTGAACTTTATAACTCCATCTCTGTGCATGATCATTTTAAACAGTAGAACGGTTACAGCGGTGTCTGAACTGATCTGAATGTGGGCAAGAGTGTTATGTGAAGGATGTAGGCAGGAAGTCCAGTCTCATAGTGCCACTCTGTTCAGGCAGTAAGCAGTAGCAGATATTCTGCAGCTCATCTGTATTGAAAGACACTGGCAACTCATATCAGCTAGCTTGTGAGCtcgctgatttaaaaaaaaaaaaaattattctgtcATCTGTTTTCAGCTTTCTGCTGTGATTGAGTTCATAACGATGTATCTAGACTTTATTGCTTCATGCATATCAGTAATAAGGCTACccataattacataaatgtaaaaaaaaaaaaaatggagtaATGGTTGGAGGATAGACAGTGCCTCTTTTTGGTAGGTGCTGACAAGTTCCATCAACGGCTGAGCCCAATCAATTGAAGTATCATCAGGAAAATGACCACGATATCAATGTAGAGATTCAGCGCTGCAAATATGTACTCCTCTGGACTgatgctgtatttgtgttttttaccTAGCATTAGCTGTGTGTCCATTACAAGGTactagagagaggcagaaagagagaaagatttgACACCTGTGTTGGTGATCCCATTGATTTCTACAGGGCTTTATGGATTTCCACATTCCAAACATTCAGATGAATACTTACAATAGAGAAGACCAATGTTCCCAGAGATGCATACACAATGTTAAGATActgttggggaaaaaaaagtagaatAAGGGTAGTTGGATGAAGAACTGTTAATAGTGTTAATACTATAGATAATATAGCTTCATTGATTATTGATAGTCATATTATTGACCTGGGATCTCAAGATAGCACAAAGTAATCCAAATGAAATCAGTGTCCAGCAGATTACCCACATCGAACCAGTAGCTACTGTGAAGTCCCACTAAAAGGCAAAAAAGTTTGGACAGCAAGTCTGAACACttatctgcatttatttttaagtgtatatatatgcatatgtacatgcaACTCGAAACACAGGATATGTTTTACAATTCTAAATTTTTAGAATTTAACTATGAATAACACTCAAAACCCACAGTCCCTCTAAGCCCTTATTCTTTGCTGAATTCCAGACTGCTGGACTTAGCTATAATAGGATACGTCCTGACCAAACAGCCTCTCAGGAAAAAATAGTTAGGTGTCCAACTTCCTGCTTCTGGTGCCGAGGTAACAAAGAGAAAATAGATtttgaaacacaaaataatgtCAGTAAAAACTGACGGAAGGCAtagtttgtgattttttttctggaatgaAGATATGAAGATTTGTGTTCTGAGGGTTTTGGAAGCCTTATATGATTTTCCCAGTGGACTTAAAGCCAGTGAGATGCCTAGTTTCAAAGCTCTCAAGCTATCAGTGGGGTAATGCTATGCATGATTATAAAGGAATAGGAAACACCAATTCTAACAAAGATTGCGTTGAACCTGCCCTTGGTTGCAAGGCCAACCCTAAACCTACCCACAGAGAACCTCAACAAACAGGCTGTACTAACTAGAGGGGACAGTTAATCTGTCCTACTGTTGCATATTTGATCATGCTGCATGCTAAAGTAGAAATATAAGTCATCAAAATGGATAATCTGGAAAAGGACAAACACCTTTTCATAGCATTGCATtctgttgccagttcaagtcacACCGTTGGGGCCCCTGACCAAAGGCCCTTAATCGTCAGTTACTCAAATTGTCATattttaagtcactttggataaatgtaccagctaaatgtcataaatttaACATGATACTGACCTTAGATTGCATTGCAAACACACTGAGAGCAAAGGACACCAAAGCAGTGGCCCCCACAGCCCACATAACAGCCTGTGCATCATAGAACCTGAAAACAAACATGTCGGTATTGTAGTCCACCTTTTTTGGGGGCTTGTTTGAACTATACACTATATCCTTAATGCCTGTCACTTTTAAAGTAAACCTATAAGTTCTTGGTAATCAGTACACACTCTAAGTACTCACACTGTCACTGATCCGAGCAGCAGACCCTCTGCAATGGTCTGTTTAGGAGAGGCCAGTTAGAACCTGTAAAGTTCTGCATATAATCAGTGCATTCTTAGATTTGTGGCTGGTTGAACTCCTACTTACAAACAGTCCAAGGAAAAAGAAGTTCAAGGGAACCTTTCGACGTATGTCCCCACAGCACGAAAGCACCATGATGAGAACGAATGTTGTCGCCCTTTGTGAGGAAATCACAAAAAGAAAGCATTTCAGAATTGTGTGACTCAGGGTTTAAGATAAGATCACTGCTAAGCCCACTTGGCAGATGAACACTTTAGAATAATTACATCATGGCGTAATTGAACCAGTTGGTCCTTATTGTCCATGTTCTCAGGGTGTCCCTGTAAAATACAGAGAAGAAAGTGGTCCTCCAAAGGTATTTCAATCAAAGAACCAGTTAAATAggattttttaatgttaaaagtCCATATACAGAGAATTTTAGCTCTCTCAACCCTCTGGTCCAATTTACTCATTTATGGTTTGCAAAAAATATATCCTTTGAAATGATCTAGATTTATGCATAATTGGCTcctaaaatgtcattaaatttTTATCTAAgacataataaataaagacatataacaaacaacacacatatTGCATTGCTATATCTTTATGGAATAATTAAGCTCATTGAGGGTAATTAAATTCAGGTGTGCGTAGGACCCTCCCTGCCATATAAAAACACGTCATTTTGGTTACCTCCAGATTTATGTTCAGGTGCACCATGGCCCAAATAAAACAACGGGCAATTAGAAAAGGATTTCTAAACACTTGGACCTGAACTGATCATCAGGCAGATGACCCTGAacctaaccctagtccactttaaaaattaaagaaattcagCATTTTTGCC contains:
- the fam8a1b gene encoding protein FAM8A1b isoform X2, which encodes MADSEGRVHELPKTLSGAPGTARDMSPVTKHRPRSARGVPSTKEYCEKLQEWMWQYYCGYANWQSWGSFLPGFAAPGAPTRGLEWTNADPRGWVERSWGFAAPSVPAPATTSPSSARPREVPDIPPAQFTQQQHGNTQPPGREYSVPSPFQRFLAEMLDFFLLFFIKAAVILSIMYMSGMKDLSKFALHFVVEEMDEDTSMEELRKMMLVALVYRILIVCIWGAGGATPGKFLIGLRVVTCDTAVLTQPNRVRVVPATNVSLSASAVRALNKNFSIAFFFPAFITLLFFQHNRTVYDIVAGTIVVKRNRLR
- the zgc:110410 gene encoding protein lifeguard 1, producing the protein MERPAVNTSEQLPPAYSPSYSQHDIHGKENRTGEEVGQHSNIDMPDSAPPAYGQNLEDVNCFSEADIRRGFVRKVYVTLMVQLLITIGIICAFLYWDTLRTWTIRTNWFNYAMMATTFVLIMVLSCCGDIRRKVPLNFFFLGLFTIAEGLLLGSVTVFYDAQAVMWAVGATALVSFALSVFAMQSKWDFTVATGSMWVICWTLISFGLLCAILRSQYLNIVYASLGTLVFSIYLVMDTQLMLGKKHKYSISPEEYIFAALNLYIDIVVIFLMILQLIGLSR
- the fam8a1b gene encoding protein FAM8A1b isoform X1, whose amino-acid sequence is MADSEGRVHELPKTLSGAPGTARDMSPVTKHRPRSARGVPSTKEYCEKLQEWMWQYYCGYANWQSWGSFLPGFAAPGAPTRGLEWTNADPRGWVERSWGFAAPSVPAPATTSPSSARPREVPDIPPAQFTQQQHGNTQPPGREYSVPSPFQRFLAEMLDFFLLFFIKAAVILSIMYMSGMKDLSKFALHFVVEEMDEDTSMEELRKMMLVALVYRILVCFYEIVCIWGAGGATPGKFLIGLRVVTCDTAVLTQPNRVRVVPATNVSLSASAVRALNKNFSIAFFFPAFITLLFFQHNRTVYDIVAGTIVVKRNRLR